The Chitinophaga sp. H8 region TTTATGAATACCTGAAATGCAGCAAACCTTTTCAGCGTTTATGGATAAGTTCATTGACTGAAAAAGCCATCAGGCAAGGTTTTGATAATCTAAAACCCGGAGGTGATTTCGATGGGCTGTACCGTGCCGGGCAAGCACGAAGCCAAGCCGATTGGCTCGTAGGCATCAATGCTTCACAGGCATTGAGCATTGCAGGGCGTGGTTTGTTTTCGCTGGGGCGTGTGCAAACGCCTACACTCGCACTCATCTGTAAACGATATTTGGAGAACAAAAATTTTGCTGTCAAAAAATATTGGCAGATACAGTTGGAACACCGAAAGGAATTTACAGACTTCAAAAGCCTTTCAAAAACCAAATGGGACGATAAGAAATTAGCAGACGACACGCTTAAATCTATTGAACGCACCGGGGTCGCAACTGTTACAACCGTAGAAACCAAAACAGTTACCGAACAACCGCCATTACTTTTTGACCTGACGGGCTTGCAAAAGGAAGCAAACAAAAGGCTCTTTTTAACCGCCGAAGAAACGCTGAACATATCCCAAACCCTGTACGAAAAGAAACTCATCACCTATCCACGTACCGGGAGCAAATACATACCCGAAGATGTTTGGGCGGAAATACCCGCTTTGGTAAGGTCACTGGAAGCAAGAACTTCCTGTAAAGAAGCAGTAGGGAAATTGAAATGGGGTCGTTTTAACAAGCGGATTGTGAACGATGTAAAAGTAACAGACCATCACGGTTTGCTCATCACCGAAACCATCCCCTCTGCATTACCCTCAAACGAAGAAGCTGTCTATGATATGATTGCACTGCGCTTGCTGGAAGCCTTATCGCAAGCCAGCACCAAAGAAATAACAGACGTTACATTACAGGCATTGCATTATGATTTTGCAATGAAAGGCAGCAAAATTATAGAAGCGGGCTGGCGTGGCATCAAAAGAAATTTTAGTGATGAAGAAAGCGAACCAGTGCAGGAATTACCGGAATTAAAATCGGGCGATGAACTTAAAATCAAGAGTGCTGAAGTGCTGGAGAAAAAGACCAAGCCACCTGTACTTTACACGGAAGCAGATTTGTTGTCTGCAATGGAAAATGCCGGAAAGGAAATAGCGAACGAAGATGAACGTAAAGCCCTGCAAGGTATCGGTATTGGTACACCAGCCACAAGAGCCGCCATTATAGAAACCCTTTTTAAAAGGGAA contains the following coding sequences:
- a CDS encoding type IA DNA topoisomerase, coding for MKAIIAEKPSVAREIASLLGATEKKDGYVTGNGYQVTWAFGHLVGLAMPEDYGFSGFQKEALPILPNPFLLTVRKVRKEKAYVPDSGAVKQLKIIEQVIGRCDSIIVATDAGREGELIFRYIYEYLKCSKPFQRLWISSLTEKAIRQGFDNLKPGGDFDGLYRAGQARSQADWLVGINASQALSIAGRGLFSLGRVQTPTLALICKRYLENKNFAVKKYWQIQLEHRKEFTDFKSLSKTKWDDKKLADDTLKSIERTGVATVTTVETKTVTEQPPLLFDLTGLQKEANKRLFLTAEETLNISQTLYEKKLITYPRTGSKYIPEDVWAEIPALVRSLEARTSCKEAVGKLKWGRFNKRIVNDVKVTDHHGLLITETIPSALPSNEEAVYDMIALRLLEALSQASTKEITDVTLQALHYDFAMKGSKIIEAGWRGIKRNFSDEESEPVQELPELKSGDELKIKSAEVLEKKTKPPVLYTEADLLSAMENAGKEIANEDERKALQGIGIGTPATRAAIIETLFKREYIRRDKKSLVPTEKGLQVYEVVKDKRIADVAMTAEWEMALQKIENNEADAMDFHQSMKTYTSSVTQEILGITIESQNHPDLTCPKCGTHKLLIRDKVVKCPNEACNWLQFRNVCGVQLSVADIENLVTKRKTNLLKGMKSKAGKKFDAFIILKDNCESSFEFANTTSKKK